From the genome of Ktedonobacterales bacterium:
TGAGGGTTATCTTCCAGCGCGGCGACGGCGCGCATTGCCGCGTCCAGCGCAGAGCCGCTGTTTTTCAAGATGTCCCAGCCAGCCAGCACCGCAGCGCGGCAGCCCGCCAGCGAAAGATCATGACGCCCCGGTTGAATATCGCCCGCGCCGCCATGCACAATCAGAGCCATTGACATATCGCACCTCTGTGTCCGTCAGCCAGAGTTCGTCGCTGGACCCTGGCTCGCATTCATTGAAAAATTGCCCCATCTTATGCGCACTCCCTGTATCAAGGGGCGCAACAACCATTCTACCAGCCGCGTCAACCGCAAGCATTGACAGGCGGCTGCTTTCGCTGGTACGCTTAAGAGGCATTTCAGATACAATCAGCGCCGCTGCCAGCCAGGGTCTTGCTAGAGGGCCAGCGCCTCTGAGCAGTTCTATTTTTTTAGGATGGAGCAATTTTAGGAATAATAGAAAGAAAAGGAGCCGCCATGAACACCGGACCGATGCGTGCTTTGCCCCTGGCAGGCGTTCGCGTGCTGGACCTTTCGCGCCTCTTGCCCGGCGGAGTGGCATCACAGATGCTGGGCGACCTGGGCGCGGATGTCATCAAAGTAGAAGAGCCGGGCCTGGGCGACTATGGCCGCCTGATGCCGCCGCTCATCAACGGCATGGGCCTGGCCTATCTGGCAACGAATCGCAATAAGCGCAGCCTGGCGCTGAACCTGAAGCGCGCCAGCGGGCAAGAGGTGTTCAAGCGACTGGCGGCGCAGGCCGATGTCGTGCTGGAAAGCTTCCGGCCTGGCGTGCTGGAGCGGCTGGGCGTGGGCTATCCACAACTGCGCGAGATCAACCCAGGCATCATCTACTGCGCCATCAGTGGCTATGGGCAGTATGGACCCTATCACCTGCGCGCCGGACATGACCTCAACTATCTAGGCTACGCCGGGCTGCTCTCTCACAACCGCGAGGGCCACGCGCTGCCAACGATGCCCGCCACGCAGTTCGCCGATATTGCGGGTGGCGCGCTTCCGGCGGTGATCGGCATTCTCGCGGCGCTGGCGGGCCGGGCAAACTCCAGCAAGGGCCGTTTTGTGGATGTCTCGATGATGGAGGGCGCGCTATCTCTGATGCCTCTGCTGGCAGCGACCACCCTCAATACCGGCCAGGAGCCAGCGCCGGGCGCGGGCCATCTCAACGGCGGCCTGCCCGCGTACCACGTCTACGAAACCAAAGACGGCAAGGCGATCACGCTGGGCGCGCTGGAGCCGAAGTTCTGGTCTACCTTCTGCGAGCGCGCCGGACGGCCTGACCTGCTCGCCCTGCATCAGCCGACCAGCGGCGAAGAACGCGAGGAACCACTGACCGCCCTGCGCGCGCTCTTCCTGACAAAAACCCGCGATGAATGGGTGGCTGAGTTTGGCGAGATCGAAACCTGCCTGGGGCCGGTCAATTCGCTCAGCGAAGCTCTGCAAGACCCACAGGTCGAGGCGCTGGGAACGGTTCGCCGCGCCGACTATGGCCCCAGCGGCGAATTCGGCACGCTGGCGCTGACCCCGCACATCGAGGGCGTCCCCTTCGAGGTGCGCCACGCGCCGCCCACGCTCGGCGAGCAAACACGCGAAATCCTGCTGGCATCAGGATATACTGAAGACGACTTGACGCGCCTGCGCGACGACGGAGCCATCTGGTGGCCCTGATACCGGATCGAGGAGATACTCATGACTGCTGTCCTTCCAGATGGCCTGACCATTCGCGCCCCCACGATGGACGATGCCGAGGCCATCGCTGCATTAGCCAACGCCTGTAGGCTGGCCGAAGGAGGAACAGCTACC
Proteins encoded in this window:
- a CDS encoding CaiB/BaiF CoA-transferase family protein; its protein translation is MNTGPMRALPLAGVRVLDLSRLLPGGVASQMLGDLGADVIKVEEPGLGDYGRLMPPLINGMGLAYLATNRNKRSLALNLKRASGQEVFKRLAAQADVVLESFRPGVLERLGVGYPQLREINPGIIYCAISGYGQYGPYHLRAGHDLNYLGYAGLLSHNREGHALPTMPATQFADIAGGALPAVIGILAALAGRANSSKGRFVDVSMMEGALSLMPLLAATTLNTGQEPAPGAGHLNGGLPAYHVYETKDGKAITLGALEPKFWSTFCERAGRPDLLALHQPTSGEEREEPLTALRALFLTKTRDEWVAEFGEIETCLGPVNSLSEALQDPQVEALGTVRRADYGPSGEFGTLALTPHIEGVPFEVRHAPPTLGEQTREILLASGYTEDDLTRLRDDGAIWWP